The proteins below come from a single Chryseobacterium capnotolerans genomic window:
- a CDS encoding 4-alpha-glucanotransferase translates to MKLYFNVGYIVKAGENLQLVIREEGAAAHIHTMFCAENGLWKCEVDYFSRSVSYQYRVVNEKGNVLRDEFVQHHLNFPHNYKEFIIFDEWNNKNFPENYLNNKILYNKLHDFTPEKSIILKKHTHLFRLEAPIYNPDWRIVLFGNTVSLGNWDYNRVVPMYQTDFGLWEVSVEIPENEFIQFKYCIYDTKQNKVIDVETGENRFTVTNPLPDVLQIVSNHYFKFKGYQMYHDAGVAVPVFSLRSEEGFGVGEFSDLKKLADWTKETNLGIIQILPINDTTANYTWTDSYPYAAVSVYALHPQYISLEKLDFSLPKELVKEYESDKEALNTLDLIDYEKNDRREMEVP, encoded by the coding sequence ATGAAGCTATACTTTAATGTAGGATATATTGTAAAAGCCGGAGAGAATCTGCAGTTGGTGATTCGGGAAGAAGGTGCAGCGGCTCATATCCATACGATGTTTTGTGCAGAGAATGGTTTATGGAAATGTGAAGTGGATTATTTTTCCAGATCTGTTTCTTATCAATACAGAGTTGTTAATGAAAAAGGAAACGTTTTAAGAGACGAGTTTGTTCAGCATCATCTTAATTTTCCGCACAACTATAAAGAGTTTATTATTTTTGATGAATGGAATAACAAAAACTTTCCTGAGAATTATTTAAATAATAAAATTCTTTACAATAAATTACATGACTTCACACCAGAGAAATCTATAATTCTAAAGAAACATACTCATCTATTCAGACTTGAGGCTCCTATTTATAATCCGGATTGGAGAATTGTATTGTTTGGAAATACTGTATCTTTAGGAAACTGGGATTATAATAGAGTAGTTCCTATGTATCAGACTGATTTCGGTCTGTGGGAAGTGTCTGTTGAAATTCCTGAAAATGAATTCATCCAGTTTAAATATTGTATTTATGATACAAAACAGAATAAAGTAATAGATGTAGAAACCGGAGAAAACAGATTTACGGTTACTAATCCTTTGCCGGATGTATTGCAAATTGTTTCCAATCATTATTTCAAATTTAAAGGGTATCAGATGTACCACGATGCCGGGGTTGCCGTTCCTGTATTTTCTTTAAGAAGTGAAGAAGGTTTTGGAGTGGGAGAATTCTCAGACTTAAAAAAACTGGCAGACTGGACAAAGGAAACGAATCTTGGCATTATCCAGATTCTTCCTATTAATGATACTACAGCAAATTATACATGGACGGATTCTTATCCCTACGCAGCAGTGTCTGTTTATGCTTTACATCCCCAATATATTTCATTAGAAAAGCTTGATTTTTCTTTACCGAAAGAATTAGTTAAAGAATATGAGTCTGATAAAGAAGCTCTCAATACTCTTGATCTTATCGATTATGAAAAAAATGATCGAAGGGAAATGGAAGTACCTTAA
- a CDS encoding T9SS type A sorting domain-containing protein has translation MKKHLFPLFLLLLCVNAHAQQDFFAIAGKDTPGINFSDLRAMDAMNGTSGEKVFTAESPSKVISQTRRGVVTEDKNSYNNSQAVTMAALAYDSSNNNLVYMPMFSSNIYVLNSQTKEITLVENSIVKVTSCDINSHITRMTTGYDGNIYAVNNSGTQLLQISKKGGQYIVSDLGIIKDDASNGKNSFTAMETGFGGDMVADADNNFYIFAASGNVFKVFPKELKAKFVGKIAGIPDNYSVNGSAVNAQGKIVIASAKGASLYEVDLGTLQAKQLPGEQNLHIYDLASKYFINDRASLNNGLANLDIYPTRVDEQFVNVHVNNKNVKGNIKMNVFDMSGKNVMSQSLSVKDGTLDQKVYFKGLINGAYIVSIADESGKVILNKKILITE, from the coding sequence ATGAAAAAACATTTATTCCCTCTATTTTTATTGTTGCTATGTGTGAATGCGCATGCTCAACAGGATTTTTTTGCTATTGCAGGAAAAGATACCCCAGGTATTAATTTCAGTGATCTTCGTGCAATGGATGCAATGAATGGTACTTCCGGTGAGAAGGTTTTTACTGCTGAATCCCCTTCAAAGGTTATTTCGCAGACAAGAAGAGGTGTAGTGACAGAGGATAAAAATTCTTATAATAATTCCCAGGCTGTAACGATGGCAGCATTGGCCTATGATTCATCAAATAATAATCTGGTGTACATGCCTATGTTTTCGTCTAATATTTATGTTTTAAACTCTCAGACTAAGGAAATTACTTTAGTGGAAAATTCTATTGTAAAAGTAACATCATGTGATATTAACTCTCATATTACAAGAATGACTACAGGCTATGATGGAAATATCTATGCCGTTAATAATTCGGGAACACAGCTTTTACAGATCAGTAAAAAAGGTGGACAATACATAGTCAGTGATTTGGGAATCATAAAGGATGATGCTTCAAATGGTAAAAATTCATTTACAGCAATGGAAACGGGATTTGGTGGAGATATGGTTGCGGATGCAGATAATAATTTCTATATTTTTGCTGCTTCAGGGAATGTTTTCAAAGTATTCCCTAAAGAATTAAAGGCCAAGTTTGTGGGTAAAATTGCTGGAATTCCGGATAACTATTCTGTAAATGGTTCTGCTGTAAACGCTCAGGGAAAGATAGTGATAGCAAGTGCTAAAGGAGCATCTTTATACGAAGTGGATCTTGGTACTTTGCAGGCTAAGCAGCTTCCAGGAGAGCAGAATCTGCATATCTATGATTTAGCAAGTAAGTATTTTATTAATGACAGGGCTTCTTTAAATAATGGATTAGCTAACCTGGATATTTATCCAACCAGAGTTGATGAACAGTTTGTAAATGTTCATGTGAATAATAAGAATGTAAAAGGAAATATTAAGATGAATGTCTTTGATATGTCCGGTAAAAATGTAATGAGCCAAAGTTTGTCCGTTAAAGACGGTACACTGGATCAGAAAGTTTACTTTAAAGGATTGATTAATGGTGCTTATATTGTAAGCATAGCTGATGAATCAGGAAAAGTAATATTGAATAAGAAAATTCTGATTACTGAATAA